ACTGATTGGGACCAACTCCTTCAATAGGTGAAATTTTCCCTCCAAGCACATGATATATTCCTTTAAATTGTCCCGTATTTTCTATCGCCATAACATCTCTAATATCTTCTACAATACATATTGTTTCATGGTTTCTAACTGGATTAGCACAAATCTCGCACATTTTAGTATCAGAAATATTATGGCAACTTTCACAAAACTTAATATCCTCACGCATTTTCAATAATGCTTGAGACAAAAAAGCTGTTTGTTCTTTAGGCTGTTTTAACAAATGAAGAACTAATCGAAGTGCCGTACGCTTACCTATACCAGGCAATTGTGACATTTCGTTTACCGCTTTTTCAATTAATTTTGATGAAAATTCCATGACGACAAAAGTAATACTTTTAATGGTTTAGCCTACATTACAGCCATTAAATTCAAAGCTTAACACTAACGAGAATTTATCAAGAAACCCCTTTCTTTTATGATTAAATAAAAGCAACAAAGAATTTTTAGTATTGATTTGTAGCCAACAAAACTAATGTACAAGCTACCTCTACTTGAATATCATTTAATTCTAGTAATTGGTATAGCTCTGGGTTTTCGGTTCCTGGATTAAAAATCACTCGCTTAGGATGCGACTCAATAATATAATTATAATAATCTCTCTGACGAATAGGATTTAAATACAAAGTGATAGTATCAATATTTTTAACTGGTATTGCTTTAGTTTGAATCTTTACTCCTGCAACTTCTCCAGCTTTTTGTCCGATTGCTAAAACAGAATTCCCTTTTCCTACCAACATATTTACTGCTCTATAAGAATAACGCTCTGGATTTGTAGACGCTCCTATAACTAATGTTTTTTTATTTTTCATTGTTTTTGTTTAGACTGCAAAAGTAATCAAAAAGAACGATTAAACTTTATGTCTTTGATACAGAATAAATAGCAATAAAACATCAAAAAATAACTACATTTACTTCAACCAACCAATACAATATGGAATTATTTATTTACTTATTTGCCGCCTTGTTCTCAGTGTTAAACCCAATTGGAACTGTACCTATTTTTGTCGGATTAACTCAACACGACTCTCAAAAAGAAAGATCCAGAATCTCTCTTTGGACCGCAATCAATGTCTTCATCATATTATTAGTTTCTTATTTCATTGGCCAATATGTTCTAACTTTTTTCGGAATCAGCATAGACGCTTTAAGAATTGCTGGGGGAATTGTAATTGTAAATTCTGGTTTTTCTTTACTTTCTGGAAAATTCAACAAGAAACGAGGAATCAATAAAAAAATTGAAAATGAAGCGCAACACAGAAACGATATAGCATTAACGCCTCTAGCAATACCAATGCTAGCTGGCCCTGGGTCAATGTCGCTTTTAATTGCTTTTTACCAAGAACATCATGAAATAAACGAAATTATAATTTCGTCATTGGCTATTCTTGCAATTGCTGTAGCGATTTTTGCCATTTTAAAAAGCGCTCATTATCTAGCTAGAATTTTAGGAGCATCTGGAATAGTTGCTATTTCAAGAATTGTTGGCTTTATCGTTATTTCCATCGGAATTCAATACATAGTAAGTGCTATAGTAAATATTATAAAAGGAAATTTTTAACTCCAAAATATTCTTAAAAAGAAAGGGATAAAACCTTACTTGATTTTATCCCTTTCTTTTTAAGATCTTTTTGTTTTAACTCCTTGGCAGAAAAACTTCTGCCATCATACATCTTGCACTTCCTCCCCCACAAGCTTCAATTGTATCAAGGCTTGAACTTAAGATTTCTGCATGATTTTCTAATTGAGAAATTTGTTTTGGAGTTAAACTCTGGTGTGCAGAAGCACTCATAACAATATACTTTTTATCATCTTTACCACGAACTTCTAGCATATTTCCAGCAAAATTATTCACTTGATCTTCTGTGATTAAAATGATTTCTTTTTGATCTTGTTTAAGATTATCTAAAACCATTTTTCGCTCTTTCTTATCATCGATAGAATCTGCACAAATAACAGCAAAAGTCTCGCCTAAACACATCATTACGTTAGTATGATAAATTAGTTTACGTTCGCCACCAACCGTTTGAAAAGCTTCAAAAATAACCGGAGCATAATCAAAATCTTCGCAGAATTCTATAAAAAGCTCTTCATCTGCTCTTGGAGATAATGCGCAATATGCTTTTCCATTAGCTCTATCCAATAACAAACTACCCGTTCCTTCTAAGAAAATACCATCTTCTTCTGCTGAAGTATAATCCATTATATTAGCAATTTCGAATCCTTTTTCTTCCAAAGTATCCAAAATATCTTCACGACGTTCCTGGCGACGATTTTCAGCAAACATCGGATAAAGTGCTACATCACCATTTTCATGAAATGAAACCCAATTGTTTGGAAAAATACTATCAGGAGTATCAGTCTCTAAATTGTCATCAACAACAGTAACATCTACTCCGACCGCTCTTAATTTTTCAACAAAAGCATCAAACTCCTGTTGCGCTTTAGCATTAACGGTACTTGGTAAAAGTCCATCTAAAACTTTTTGATAATAATTATTTACAGCCGTCTGCTCATTCATTCTGAATGCAACTGGCCGAATCATCACGATAGCATTGGTAGTTTGTTTCATTTTTTATATTTTTTTTGTTTCAGGTTTCAAGTTTCAGGTTTCACGTCTTGTACGAAATTGAAACCTGAAACCTGAAACAAAAAACTATTTTTAGTCTCTAATTAATGGAAGCGTCGAGCATCTCAACAAACCTTCTTGCTTTGAAATTTCAGCATATGGAATTTCTTCAACTGTAAAACCATTTTCACGAAGCCAATTATTCAATCTCGTAAAATTCTTTTCAGAAACCACCACATTTTCATCAATTGAAAATACATTCGAAAACATATTATACATTTCGTTTCTTTCAATATGAAATAGATTTTCTTTCCCGAAAAGCTTCACTAAATAAAGATAATCTGCTTCTTCACGAAAACCTCTTTTATAAATAATGCCTTTATTTTTTCCGACTGGCTGAAAACAACAATCTAAATGTAACGCATTATCTCTTGCTTCTAATTTAGATTTCACCAAGTCAAATTCTTTAACAATCTTATTAGGAAATAACGATTTAATATAGTTCACACCATGCATATTGGTTCTTGCTGTAATGTAGTCTTTATAATCACTTCCTTTATAAGTTCCGATAAATATATGATCATTCCAAAGCATCACATCTCCTCCTTCTATATGAACTTCTTCTGGAGGACGAACTACTTTTAATGGATCTATCTGATCAATTACATATTGAATAGCATCCAATTCACGTTCTCTATCTGGAAGAATATTCGATTTCACAAAGACATCATCAATTACGAACCCAATATCTCTTGCAAAAATCTGATTGTAGTTTTCAATCATTTCTGGACGATAAACTGTTACATCATATTTTTGAAAAACAGCATTAAAAGCATCCATTTCAGCAATCATATCTTTTTCTAAAGGATAAGTTCCCGCCTTAATATGTTCCAATGATTTAGGATCATAAGCCTCTTCTATAGTTGGAGTTGGTCCATTATGAACAGCAGAACCCAGAACTACAGCACGAAGTCGAGACGTTTCGTTCTTTACATTTAATTGCAACATAACTCTATTGTATTTTGAGCAAATATAAAAAAAGCTTCACAGTTAAGTGAAGCTTTCGTTTTTTATTTATTAGACTTAAACTCTCGTAAAGGATGTCCTGTATAAATTTGTCTTGGTCTTCCAATTGGTTCTTTGTTTTCACGCATTTCTTTCCATTGCGCAATCCAACCTGGCAGCCTTCCAATTGCAAACATAACAGTAAACATATCTGTTGGAATTCCTAAAGCTCTGTAGATAATTCCAGAGTAGAAATCAACGTTTGGATATAAGTTTCTTGCTTTGAAGTATTCATCTTCAAGAGCAGCTTTTTCTAATTTTCTTGCGATATCTAAAATCGGATCTTCAACACCTAAAGTCTCTAATACTTCTGTTGCAGCTTTTTTGATAATTTTAGCTCTTGGATCAAAATTTTTATAAACTCTGTGCCCGAATCCCATTAAACGGAAAGGATCATTTTTGTCTTTTGCTTTTGCTAAGAATTTATCTGTATCTCCACCGTCTTTATTAATTTCTTCAAGCATTTCAAGTACAGCTTGGTTTGCTCCACCGTGAAGTGGCCCCCATAAAGCAGAAACTCCTGCAGAAACTGAAGCAAATAATCCTGCGTGAGAAGAACCTACCATTCTAACAGTAGATGTAGAACAGTTTTGCTCATGATCAGCGTGAAGGATAAATAATTTATCTAAAGCATTTACGATTACCGGATTTGCGGCATAAGGACCAGTAGGCAATTTAAACATTAATTGCATAAAGCTTTCTACATATCCTTTTGTATTATCGTAGTAGTTCAAAGGATAACCCATAGATTTTCTATAAGTCCATGTAGCAATTACAAGAAACTTTGCCATTGTTTTACAAATAGCCTCGTACATTTCTTTTTCATTATCAACATTAACTGCTTTAGGGTTGAATGCTGTTAAAGCACTTGTTAAAGCAGATAACACTCCCATTGGGTGAGCCGTTTTAGGAAAACCGTCAATGATATTTTTCATTTCTTCGTTTACCAAAGAATGCTTTTTTATACCATTTTCAAAATCTTCTAATTGTGAAGCTGTAGGCAATTCACCAAAAATTAAAAGATAAGATACTTCTAAGAAATTTGCTTTTTCTGCAAGATCTTCAATTGAGTATCCTCTGTAACGCAAAATTCCTTCTTCTCCATCTAGGAAAGTGATTTCGCTTGTACAAGATCCTGAATTTTTATAACCTGGATCAAGGGTAATGAAACCTGTTAAATCACGTAATTTGTTAATATCGATAGCTGATTCGTTTTCGCTTCCTGTGA
The Flavobacterium humidisoli DNA segment above includes these coding regions:
- the recR gene encoding recombination mediator RecR translates to MEFSSKLIEKAVNEMSQLPGIGKRTALRLVLHLLKQPKEQTAFLSQALLKMREDIKFCESCHNISDTKMCEICANPVRNHETICIVEDIRDVMAIENTGQFKGIYHVLGGKISPIEGVGPNQLNISSLVTKVKSGNVTEIIFALSSTMEGDTTNFYIYKQIADSEIIISTIARGISVGDELEYADEITLGRSILHRVPFEKTFKNN
- the ctlX gene encoding citrulline utilization hydrolase CtlX; this encodes MKQTTNAIVMIRPVAFRMNEQTAVNNYYQKVLDGLLPSTVNAKAQQEFDAFVEKLRAVGVDVTVVDDNLETDTPDSIFPNNWVSFHENGDVALYPMFAENRRQERREDILDTLEEKGFEIANIMDYTSAEEDGIFLEGTGSLLLDRANGKAYCALSPRADEELFIEFCEDFDYAPVIFEAFQTVGGERKLIYHTNVMMCLGETFAVICADSIDDKKERKMVLDNLKQDQKEIILITEDQVNNFAGNMLEVRGKDDKKYIVMSASAHQSLTPKQISQLENHAEILSSSLDTIEACGGGSARCMMAEVFLPRS
- a CDS encoding MarC family NAAT transporter; translation: MELFIYLFAALFSVLNPIGTVPIFVGLTQHDSQKERSRISLWTAINVFIILLVSYFIGQYVLTFFGISIDALRIAGGIVIVNSGFSLLSGKFNKKRGINKKIENEAQHRNDIALTPLAIPMLAGPGSMSLLIAFYQEHHEINEIIISSLAILAIAVAIFAILKSAHYLARILGASGIVAISRIVGFIVISIGIQYIVSAIVNIIKGNF
- a CDS encoding dimethylarginine dimethylaminohydrolase family protein, with amino-acid sequence MLQLNVKNETSRLRAVVLGSAVHNGPTPTIEEAYDPKSLEHIKAGTYPLEKDMIAEMDAFNAVFQKYDVTVYRPEMIENYNQIFARDIGFVIDDVFVKSNILPDRERELDAIQYVIDQIDPLKVVRPPEEVHIEGGDVMLWNDHIFIGTYKGSDYKDYITARTNMHGVNYIKSLFPNKIVKEFDLVKSKLEARDNALHLDCCFQPVGKNKGIIYKRGFREEADYLYLVKLFGKENLFHIERNEMYNMFSNVFSIDENVVVSEKNFTRLNNWLRENGFTVEEIPYAEISKQEGLLRCSTLPLIRD
- a CDS encoding CoA-binding protein is translated as MKNKKTLVIGASTNPERYSYRAVNMLVGKGNSVLAIGQKAGEVAGVKIQTKAIPVKNIDTITLYLNPIRQRDYYNYIIESHPKRVIFNPGTENPELYQLLELNDIQVEVACTLVLLATNQY
- a CDS encoding citrate synthase, which encodes MSKIATLEIDGKKIELPVITGSENESAIDINKLRDLTGFITLDPGYKNSGSCTSEITFLDGEEGILRYRGYSIEDLAEKANFLEVSYLLIFGELPTASQLEDFENGIKKHSLVNEEMKNIIDGFPKTAHPMGVLSALTSALTAFNPKAVNVDNEKEMYEAICKTMAKFLVIATWTYRKSMGYPLNYYDNTKGYVESFMQLMFKLPTGPYAANPVIVNALDKLFILHADHEQNCSTSTVRMVGSSHAGLFASVSAGVSALWGPLHGGANQAVLEMLEEINKDGGDTDKFLAKAKDKNDPFRLMGFGHRVYKNFDPRAKIIKKAATEVLETLGVEDPILDIARKLEKAALEDEYFKARNLYPNVDFYSGIIYRALGIPTDMFTVMFAIGRLPGWIAQWKEMRENKEPIGRPRQIYTGHPLREFKSNK